A stretch of Kaistella flava (ex Peng et al. 2021) DNA encodes these proteins:
- a CDS encoding DUF4136 domain-containing protein — protein MSKKYFLLLLASATLGLTSCSPFQVKSDYADTANFNMYKTYKLRIDDLKLNDIDKDRVLNEVSKQLQMKGMSVSDNPDLIVNVKANHKQIQDIQSSRPYGMYGWGGPFGYGFGMNRTWTQNYTQGALIVDMIDARTQKLVWQGVGSGISVDSPKSKQKQIPEIVSEIMANYPPNRNK, from the coding sequence ATGAGCAAAAAATATTTCTTACTTTTATTGGCTTCTGCTACGTTGGGCTTGACTTCCTGTAGCCCTTTTCAGGTGAAATCTGATTATGCAGATACCGCGAATTTCAATATGTACAAAACGTATAAATTGCGTATTGACGATTTGAAATTGAATGATATTGATAAAGACCGCGTGCTGAACGAAGTCTCTAAACAATTGCAAATGAAAGGCATGAGCGTTTCTGACAATCCAGATTTGATTGTGAACGTGAAAGCGAATCATAAACAAATTCAGGATATTCAGTCTTCACGACCTTATGGAATGTACGGTTGGGGTGGTCCTTTTGGTTATGGGTTTGGAATGAACAGAACCTGGACTCAGAATTACACTCAAGGAGCGCTGATCGTAGATATGATTGATGCGAGAACGCAGAAGTTGGTGTGGCAAGGTGTCGGCAGTGGAATTTCTGTAGATTCTCCGAAGTCGAAACAGAAACAGATTCCGGAAATAGTGAGTGAGATTATGGCGAATTATCCGCCAAATAGAAATAAATAA
- a CDS encoding DUF5522 domain-containing protein, translating to MYQKIIKEHEDFYYNEQGYKVFTEAYHLKRGYCCKSGCKHCPYGYDKKTDTFVKVPRPETKKD from the coding sequence ATGTACCAGAAAATCATCAAAGAACACGAAGACTTTTACTATAACGAACAGGGCTATAAAGTTTTCACAGAAGCCTACCACCTGAAACGCGGCTATTGCTGCAAAAGTGGTTGCAAACATTGTCCGTACGGTTATGATAAGAAGACGGATACTTTTGTGAAGGTTCCCAGACCGGAGACAAAAAAAGACTAA
- a CDS encoding 1-aminocyclopropane-1-carboxylate deaminase/D-cysteine desulfhydrase, which yields MKTPTIPIPITQIPLQKNIQLFLKREDLIHAQISGNKYWKLFYNINSYLDQNSQNPFIITFGGAFSNHIAAVAALGKEYQLKTLGIIRGEELQDKWQENPTLKLAYQNGMDFLFVTREEYRDKDAITQILQKEVPDALFIPEGGTNEHAVEGIQFMLNSETKRFDYLCTAVGTGGTIAGISKFAEENQKVLGFKVVDDHSLYNKVFELSTKNNFELIEAHDGKYGKITDENIRFINDFKKNFGIQLDPIYTGKMMKKIFEMIEEDYFPKGSKILAFHTGGLQGIFGANELLKKQNRELIRF from the coding sequence ATGAAAACCCCCACCATTCCAATTCCCATCACCCAAATCCCTCTTCAGAAAAACATACAACTTTTTCTGAAAAGAGAAGATCTCATTCATGCTCAAATTTCAGGGAACAAATACTGGAAACTCTTTTATAATATCAATTCCTATTTAGATCAAAATTCCCAAAACCCTTTCATCATTACTTTCGGTGGAGCCTTCTCTAATCATATTGCCGCCGTGGCTGCTTTGGGAAAAGAATATCAATTGAAAACTTTAGGAATTATTCGTGGTGAGGAACTTCAAGATAAATGGCAGGAAAATCCAACCTTAAAGCTCGCGTACCAAAACGGAATGGACTTTCTATTTGTGACACGGGAAGAGTACAGAGACAAAGATGCTATAACCCAAATCCTACAAAAAGAAGTTCCCGATGCTCTATTCATTCCAGAAGGCGGAACCAACGAACACGCCGTGGAAGGGATTCAGTTTATGCTCAATTCTGAAACAAAAAGATTTGATTATCTTTGCACCGCAGTTGGAACAGGCGGCACAATCGCTGGGATTTCCAAGTTTGCAGAGGAGAATCAAAAGGTTTTAGGTTTTAAGGTGGTTGATGATCACTCCTTATATAATAAGGTGTTTGAACTTTCAACCAAAAACAACTTTGAACTAATCGAAGCACACGATGGAAAGTACGGTAAAATAACCGATGAAAATATTCGTTTTATCAATGACTTTAAGAAAAACTTCGGAATTCAACTCGACCCGATTTATACCGGAAAGATGATGAAGAAGATATTCGAAATGATTGAAGAAGATTATTTTCCGAAAGGAAGTAAAATTCTGGCTTTTCATACGGGTGGATTGCAGGGAATATTCGGAGCTAACGAACTATTGAAAAAACAGAATAGAGAATTGATAAGGTTTTAA
- a CDS encoding glucosaminidase domain-containing protein — protein MKKVFFALALILFAKFNAQGWKTDEQYIQKFAMYAVEEMEKYKIPASITLAQGLLETGGGQSRLAQQGNNHFGIKCKEDWTGRTMTHTDDAPNECFRVYDDPRESYEDHSKFLAFRKYYVNLFKLDMTDYKAWAHGLKKAGYATNPKYAYILIDKIEKNRLYEFDKTNSKEVLYAVLKMYPDLKHDRIFMAQLDQSQSSSKPVTVKVPYEQNSYAKQQKNVEKIVTKAETLNSILIKSHPNGGKKFVIVPDDVDLAAISKKFQITETTLMKWNELDGTQLKRNDILFLENKSSTGNVPTYKTQVGESMHDIAQKFGIKLKKLYSKNRMDYGQQPTTGQLIYLQSKKPKK, from the coding sequence ATGAAGAAAGTATTTTTTGCTCTTGCATTAATATTATTTGCAAAATTCAACGCCCAAGGTTGGAAAACAGACGAGCAATACATTCAGAAGTTTGCAATGTACGCCGTCGAAGAAATGGAGAAATATAAAATTCCAGCTTCAATTACCTTAGCACAGGGACTTCTGGAAACCGGTGGCGGACAAAGTCGCTTGGCTCAACAGGGAAATAATCATTTCGGAATTAAATGTAAAGAAGACTGGACTGGTAGAACCATGACGCACACTGATGATGCGCCGAACGAATGTTTCCGGGTTTATGATGATCCGAGAGAATCTTATGAAGATCATTCCAAATTCCTGGCTTTTAGAAAATATTACGTGAATCTTTTCAAACTAGATATGACCGATTATAAAGCGTGGGCTCACGGTCTGAAAAAAGCTGGTTATGCGACTAATCCAAAATACGCTTATATCTTAATAGATAAAATTGAAAAGAATAGACTCTACGAATTCGACAAAACCAATTCTAAAGAAGTGCTTTATGCCGTTTTGAAAATGTATCCTGATTTAAAGCACGACCGTATTTTTATGGCGCAGTTAGATCAGAGTCAGTCAAGTTCAAAACCGGTAACAGTGAAAGTTCCTTACGAACAAAACTCTTATGCAAAACAGCAGAAGAATGTAGAAAAAATTGTTACTAAAGCAGAAACACTGAATTCTATTTTAATTAAAAGCCATCCAAATGGGGGTAAGAAATTCGTGATTGTTCCAGACGATGTAGATTTAGCGGCAATTTCTAAGAAATTCCAAATCACAGAAACCACTTTGATGAAATGGAATGAACTCGACGGAACTCAGTTAAAAAGAAACGATATTCTTTTCCTGGAAAATAAATCTTCCACCGGAAATGTACCGACTTATAAAACCCAGGTAGGAGAGTCGATGCACGATATCGCTCAGAAATTCGGAATCAAACTGAAGAAACTCTATTCTAAAAATAGAATGGATTACGGTCAACAACCAACAACCGGACAATTAATCTACCTTCAAAGCAAAAAACCTAAAAAATAA
- the hemL gene encoding glutamate-1-semialdehyde 2,1-aminomutase: MLYQRSSALFDEAYKYIPGGVNSPVRAFKSVGGVPLFMKAAKGAYMTDADDNQYIDYINSWGPAILGHTHPEVLEAIKKQAEKGFSYGTPTELETEIAKYIVENVPNIDQIRMVSSGTEACMSAIRLARGFTNRNKFIKFEGCYHGHSDSFLIKAGSGMATFGNPSSPGVTPGTAQDTLTARYNNIEQVEDLFRLNQGEIAAIIIEPVAGNMGCVLPENNFLQKLRTLCDENGALLIFDEVMTGFRLAFGGAQELYGVKADLVTFGKVIGGGLPVGAFAGRNEIMDCLAPKGAVYQAGTLSGNPLAMRAGLTTLQLIKNDENFYQNINKTAETLDFEIGKILNSKSIEHRINRKGSMMSVFFHVNAVSNFDEAADANHALFNNFFHQLLAKGIYLPPSGYETWFISDAIKEKEIDKTVEVIRNFEYS; the protein is encoded by the coding sequence ATGTTATACCAAAGAAGTTCTGCTTTATTCGATGAAGCGTACAAATATATTCCGGGCGGCGTAAATTCTCCCGTTCGTGCCTTTAAATCTGTAGGCGGCGTTCCTCTATTTATGAAAGCAGCGAAAGGCGCTTACATGACCGATGCCGACGATAATCAATATATCGATTATATTAATTCCTGGGGACCGGCCATTCTTGGACATACGCATCCAGAAGTTTTAGAGGCGATTAAAAAACAAGCAGAAAAAGGTTTTTCTTACGGAACTCCCACAGAACTGGAAACTGAAATTGCAAAATACATTGTAGAAAATGTTCCGAATATTGATCAGATCAGAATGGTTTCTTCAGGTACGGAAGCGTGCATGAGTGCTATTCGTTTGGCGAGAGGTTTTACCAACAGAAATAAATTCATCAAGTTCGAAGGTTGTTACCACGGACATTCTGATTCCTTTTTAATTAAAGCAGGAAGCGGAATGGCAACGTTCGGAAATCCAAGTTCTCCAGGTGTAACTCCCGGAACTGCGCAAGATACTTTGACTGCAAGATATAATAATATTGAACAAGTGGAAGATTTATTTCGTTTGAATCAAGGCGAAATTGCCGCAATCATCATCGAACCAGTTGCCGGAAATATGGGTTGCGTTTTGCCTGAAAATAATTTCCTGCAAAAACTAAGAACGCTTTGTGACGAAAACGGAGCGCTTTTAATTTTTGATGAAGTGATGACCGGATTCCGTTTGGCGTTTGGTGGAGCGCAGGAATTGTATGGAGTGAAAGCAGATTTAGTCACTTTCGGAAAAGTAATCGGTGGTGGACTTCCGGTTGGTGCTTTTGCCGGACGAAATGAAATCATGGATTGTCTTGCTCCAAAAGGTGCCGTTTATCAAGCCGGAACTTTGAGTGGAAATCCTTTGGCGATGAGAGCTGGTTTAACGACTTTACAACTCATTAAAAACGATGAAAACTTTTATCAAAATATTAATAAAACAGCAGAAACATTAGATTTTGAAATCGGAAAAATATTAAATTCGAAAAGTATCGAACACCGAATCAACCGAAAAGGTTCGATGATGAGCGTCTTTTTCCATGTTAATGCAGTTTCTAACTTTGACGAAGCAGCCGATGCAAATCATGCTTTGTTTAATAATTTCTTCCATCAGTTATTGGCGAAAGGAATTTATTTACCACCGAGTGGTTACGAAACCTGGTTTATTTCTGATGCGATTAAAGAAAAAGAAATCGATAAAACTGTGGAAGTGATTAGAAACTTTGAATATTCTTAG
- the namA gene encoding NADPH dehydrogenase NamA: MLYSPLKLRNLELKNRWVMSPMCMYSCENGVATDFHFVHYGSRAQGGTGLLIVEATGVVPEGRITHKCMGLWNDEQAQSLKRIVDFVHQNSESKIGIQLGHAGRKASTWNGKQLSLEEGWETVAPSKIPYHEDERIPHELTIPEIKKLVQDFKDATQRSLNAGFDLIEIHAAHGYLINQFMSPLSNVRTDEYGGSFENRIRFLIEIVDGVNELLDENHPLFVRISGTEYTEDGWGIEESVQLAKILKDKNVDLMDVSSGGNIHGATITLFDGYQVPLAAQVKKESGMKTGAVGLIKSAEQAEEILEKGDADLIIVAREILRNPYLAIQGSFEGKGECDFPHQYDRARI, encoded by the coding sequence ATTTTATATTCTCCACTAAAACTTAGAAATCTCGAATTGAAGAACCGCTGGGTGATGTCGCCGATGTGTATGTATTCTTGTGAAAATGGTGTTGCTACAGATTTTCATTTTGTTCATTACGGAAGTCGCGCTCAAGGTGGAACTGGTTTACTCATTGTTGAAGCGACCGGAGTTGTACCTGAAGGTAGAATTACCCATAAATGCATGGGACTTTGGAATGATGAACAAGCACAAAGTCTAAAAAGAATCGTCGATTTTGTTCACCAAAATTCTGAAAGTAAGATTGGAATTCAATTAGGTCACGCCGGAAGAAAAGCTTCGACCTGGAATGGCAAACAGCTGTCTTTGGAAGAAGGTTGGGAAACTGTTGCGCCATCAAAGATTCCTTATCATGAAGACGAAAGAATTCCACATGAATTAACGATTCCTGAAATAAAAAAATTGGTGCAAGATTTTAAAGATGCTACTCAAAGATCACTTAATGCAGGTTTTGATTTGATAGAAATTCACGCTGCTCATGGATATTTAATTAACCAATTTATGTCACCTTTATCAAATGTAAGAACTGACGAATATGGTGGAAGCTTTGAAAATAGAATTCGGTTTTTAATTGAAATTGTAGATGGAGTTAATGAACTACTCGACGAGAATCACCCGCTTTTTGTGAGAATCTCCGGAACAGAATATACCGAAGACGGTTGGGGTATTGAAGAAAGCGTACAACTTGCAAAAATATTGAAAGATAAAAATGTAGATTTAATGGACGTTTCAAGTGGTGGAAATATTCACGGTGCAACAATAACTTTGTTCGATGGTTATCAAGTTCCGCTAGCTGCACAGGTGAAAAAAGAATCGGGAATGAAAACCGGTGCTGTTGGATTAATTAAATCTGCAGAACAAGCCGAAGAAATTTTAGAAAAAGGAGATGCCGATTTAATTATAGTCGCTCGGGAAATTTTGCGAAATCCTTATTTAGCAATCCAAGGTTCTTTCGAAGGAAAAGGAGAATGTGATTTCCCGCATCAATATGATAGAGCGAGAATTTAA
- a CDS encoding DUF892 family protein — protein sequence MEIALILVSQKLTHYKIASYGGLAHLAIKLDYYKAATLLAISVQEEEEFIANNLAGIIDAFLSSHVEGYKN from the coding sequence TTGGAAATAGCACTTATTCTTGTTTCTCAGAAACTGACTCATTATAAAATAGCTTCTTATGGCGGCCTGGCTCATTTAGCCATTAAGTTAGACTATTATAAAGCCGCAACATTATTAGCAATCAGTGTTCAGGAGGAAGAAGAATTTATTGCCAACAATTTAGCTGGCATTATCGACGCTTTTCTATCTTCACATGTAGAAGGCTACAAAAATTAA
- a CDS encoding DUF892 family protein: MKNEDKPIHSLSKDDLAHSRAVLEDFFIDSLKEMYYAEKEIANEFDLIKDHIISSKLKEILKTHFAIHLKHKERLEKIFKLRNEVIESKECPTFNALICEAKNHLAVFSTDIDNWK; this comes from the coding sequence ATGAAAAATGAAGATAAACCGATTCATTCTTTATCAAAAGATGACCTGGCACATTCCCGAGCTGTGCTGGAGGATTTCTTCATTGACTCTTTGAAAGAAATGTATTATGCCGAAAAAGAAATAGCCAACGAATTTGATCTTATAAAGGATCACATTATCTCCTCAAAATTAAAAGAAATCCTTAAAACGCATTTTGCCATTCATTTAAAACATAAAGAGCGCCTTGAAAAAATATTTAAGTTGCGCAATGAAGTAATCGAAAGTAAGGAATGTCCAACTTTTAATGCTTTAATTTGCGAAGCAAAGAATCACTTGGCCGTTTTCTCAACTGATATCGACAATTGGAAATAG
- a CDS encoding catalase — MKINEIEPFENGANPKQEQLGKFTTDNQGEFLTTDQGLKINDDQNSLKAGERGATLLEDFILREKITHFDHERIPERIVHARGSGAHGQFELYKSMAKYTKAKFLNDTSIKTPVFVRFSTVAGFRGSTDVPRDVRGFAVKFYTQEGNYDLVGNNMPVFFIQDATKFPDLVHAVKPEPHNEIPQAASAHDTFWDFVSLMPETMHNVMWLMSDRAIPRSLRMMEGFGIHTFRFINEEGKSHFVKFHWKPKQGVLGLAWDEAQRIAGKDTDFHRRDLWEAIDEGHFPEWELGVQIVAQEDEHKYPFDLLDPTKLIPEEMVPVEIIGKMTLNRNPDNFFAETEQVAFHPGHLVPGIDFTNDPLLQGRLFSYTDTQISRLGGPNFHEIPINKSIPEVTNNQRDGMHRMQINKGKVAYNPNSMGGGCPFQAMISEGGFTSFEERIDSKKIRMRSKSFFDHFSQPDLFYQSMSEDEQRHIQNAFAFELGKVKIVPIRQRMVNMLLEINEGLAKIVADKLGLIPARLPQPITGSIPADGDLEHYHSFKNKLPIKDAPSLSMANKLPTDIKARRIAILTADGVNDEAFTKIKKELCDMGAMVAVIAPKHGFVTTKSGDQYPIDESLLTAASVVFDAVYVAGGASVKTLSENPEALHFVAESFKHCKPVGADSDAVDFLKKAIPEIKLPAKGVSAKGNLQDFVKDIEQHRFWQREVNPVVPA; from the coding sequence ATGAAAATAAATGAAATCGAACCGTTTGAAAACGGGGCAAATCCAAAACAAGAACAACTTGGGAAATTTACGACCGACAATCAAGGTGAATTCCTGACTACCGACCAAGGCTTAAAAATTAATGACGATCAAAATTCTTTAAAAGCCGGTGAGCGTGGCGCGACTTTGCTTGAAGATTTTATCCTTAGAGAAAAAATTACCCATTTCGATCATGAGCGAATCCCGGAAAGAATCGTTCATGCAAGAGGTTCTGGAGCGCATGGACAATTTGAATTGTATAAATCCATGGCAAAATATACCAAAGCAAAATTTCTAAATGACACTTCTATCAAAACTCCGGTTTTCGTTCGTTTTTCTACCGTAGCAGGATTCAGAGGTTCTACTGACGTTCCTAGAGATGTCAGAGGATTTGCCGTGAAATTTTATACGCAGGAAGGAAATTATGATCTTGTTGGAAATAATATGCCCGTATTTTTCATTCAGGATGCGACCAAGTTTCCAGATTTGGTTCACGCTGTTAAACCAGAACCGCACAATGAAATTCCACAGGCTGCTTCGGCACACGATACCTTTTGGGATTTTGTTTCTTTGATGCCGGAAACGATGCACAATGTGATGTGGTTGATGAGTGACCGTGCAATACCAAGAAGTTTAAGAATGATGGAAGGTTTCGGAATTCATACGTTCCGTTTTATTAATGAAGAAGGTAAATCTCATTTTGTTAAATTCCACTGGAAACCAAAACAGGGAGTTTTAGGTTTAGCCTGGGACGAAGCCCAAAGAATTGCTGGAAAAGATACCGACTTCCACCGTCGAGATCTGTGGGAAGCCATTGATGAAGGTCATTTTCCTGAATGGGAATTAGGAGTGCAGATTGTAGCTCAAGAAGATGAACATAAATATCCATTTGATTTACTCGATCCGACGAAATTGATACCGGAGGAAATGGTTCCTGTAGAAATTATCGGAAAGATGACTTTAAATAGAAATCCAGATAACTTCTTTGCAGAAACAGAACAGGTTGCTTTCCACCCGGGACATTTAGTTCCAGGAATTGACTTTACAAATGATCCTTTATTACAGGGAAGATTATTTTCATATACTGACACTCAGATTTCCAGATTGGGCGGACCTAATTTTCATGAAATCCCCATTAATAAATCAATTCCTGAAGTAACCAACAATCAGCGTGACGGAATGCATCGAATGCAGATTAATAAAGGCAAAGTAGCTTATAATCCAAATTCAATGGGCGGCGGCTGTCCTTTCCAGGCCATGATTTCGGAAGGTGGATTTACTTCTTTTGAAGAAAGAATCGATTCTAAAAAAATCAGAATGAGAAGCAAAAGCTTCTTTGATCATTTCAGTCAGCCAGATTTATTTTATCAAAGCATGTCGGAAGACGAGCAAAGACATATCCAAAATGCGTTTGCTTTTGAATTAGGAAAAGTGAAAATCGTTCCTATCCGTCAGCGAATGGTAAATATGCTTTTGGAAATTAACGAAGGTTTGGCAAAAATCGTAGCTGATAAATTAGGTTTGATTCCCGCAAGATTACCGCAGCCGATTACAGGAAGTATTCCAGCAGATGGAGATCTGGAACATTACCATTCCTTTAAAAACAAGTTACCTATCAAAGATGCACCGTCTTTAAGTATGGCAAATAAATTACCGACGGATATTAAAGCCAGAAGAATTGCCATCTTAACAGCGGATGGTGTCAACGATGAAGCCTTTACAAAAATTAAAAAAGAATTGTGCGATATGGGTGCGATGGTTGCAGTGATTGCGCCAAAACACGGATTTGTAACTACAAAATCTGGAGATCAATATCCAATCGATGAGAGTTTGCTTACCGCAGCTTCTGTCGTTTTTGATGCAGTATATGTTGCAGGCGGCGCGAGTGTTAAAACACTTTCTGAAAACCCTGAGGCTTTACATTTTGTCGCAGAATCATTTAAACATTGCAAACCTGTTGGAGCTGATTCAGACGCAGTAGATTTCTTGAAGAAAGCCATTCCTGAAATTAAGCTTCCAGCAAAAGGAGTTTCAGCAAAAGGCAATTTACAGGATTTCGTAAAAGATATCGAGCAGCATCGATTCTGGCAACGAGAAGTAAATCCCGTTGTGCCGGCTTAG
- a CDS encoding ferritin-like domain-containing protein, whose translation MDTKKSKSSEKKTVAKNLKEFFIDGLKDIYWAENALVKTLPKMFDHATDQKLKTAIKDHLAQTKEHVVRLENVFKSMGLKAEGKKCLAMDGIIKEGDEIIEETAEGPVRDAGIIASAQKVEHYEIATYGTLAAFAKTLNEREALDLLLKTLGEEKKSDCLLSTIADTNLNSQAVDGKLQSKDLNAV comes from the coding sequence ATGGACACCAAAAAAAGCAAATCATCAGAAAAGAAAACTGTTGCTAAAAATCTAAAAGAGTTTTTTATCGACGGATTAAAGGACATTTATTGGGCAGAAAATGCTCTGGTAAAAACGTTGCCCAAAATGTTTGATCACGCAACAGACCAAAAACTGAAAACTGCCATCAAAGACCATCTGGCTCAAACCAAAGAACATGTCGTACGACTAGAAAATGTTTTCAAATCGATGGGCTTAAAAGCAGAAGGCAAAAAATGTCTTGCTATGGACGGAATCATTAAAGAAGGTGATGAAATTATTGAAGAAACAGCAGAAGGTCCAGTTCGTGATGCAGGAATTATCGCCAGCGCACAGAAAGTAGAACATTACGAAATCGCCACTTATGGAACTTTGGCTGCATTTGCAAAAACTTTAAATGAAAGAGAAGCACTTGATTTACTTTTGAAAACTTTGGGCGAAGAAAAAAAATCTGATTGTTTACTGAGTACCATCGCCGACACTAATTTAAATTCTCAAGCAGTTGACGGCAAACTTCAGTCGAAAGATTTAAATGCCGTTTAG
- a CDS encoding cytidine deaminase, whose protein sequence is MEKEHTIHFEAIESYDHLDAMEKTLFDKAMQIREIAYAPYSDFTVGCAILLENGEIVTGSNQENAAYPSGLCAERTTIFYTGANFPDVKIKKLFVIGAPRKATTSVPIPPCGACRQSILEYESKQKEGIEIYFASLGGEIYKTKSIRELLPFSFDASYL, encoded by the coding sequence ATGGAAAAAGAACATACAATTCATTTCGAAGCCATCGAAAGTTACGACCACCTCGATGCGATGGAGAAAACGCTTTTTGATAAAGCAATGCAAATTCGTGAAATAGCGTACGCACCTTATTCTGATTTTACAGTAGGTTGTGCGATTTTACTGGAGAACGGTGAAATCGTAACCGGTAGCAATCAGGAAAATGCAGCATATCCCTCAGGATTATGCGCAGAAAGAACAACGATTTTTTATACCGGAGCTAATTTCCCGGATGTAAAAATTAAAAAACTGTTTGTAATTGGTGCACCAAGAAAAGCAACTACTTCAGTTCCAATTCCGCCTTGTGGCGCTTGCAGACAATCTATTTTAGAATATGAGTCGAAGCAGAAGGAAGGAATAGAAATTTATTTTGCTTCTTTAGGTGGTGAAATTTACAAAACGAAATCAATCCGCGAATTACTGCCGTTTTCTTTCGACGCTTCTTATCTTTAA
- a CDS encoding exopolyphosphatase: MRIAAIDIGSNAARLLINEVTEPKKGKPQFTKLNLLRIPLRLGMDVFTNGEIGPEREQMVIDSMSVFGNLMKIYKVQHFRACATSAMRDAKNGKEIIKQVKKSSGIDIEIITGDQEAALVFENHVADALDKNSAYLYIDVGGGSTELMFYENGKMAYEKSINIGTIRLLNGLVVDDLWKEMKEEIRKNINSKKPIVAIGSGGNINKIFSMSKTKDGKPMSSAYLKKYYKEMCGLTVTERMSKFNLREDRADVLVPALQIFNNVMSWSDIDKIYVPKISVADGLIHSIYEGLQKK, encoded by the coding sequence ATGAGAATAGCAGCTATAGATATAGGAAGTAATGCAGCACGACTGTTAATTAATGAAGTGACGGAGCCCAAAAAGGGAAAACCGCAGTTCACTAAACTCAACCTGCTCAGAATTCCGCTGCGATTGGGAATGGATGTTTTTACGAACGGTGAGATTGGACCAGAAAGAGAGCAAATGGTCATCGACTCGATGAGTGTTTTCGGTAATTTGATGAAGATCTACAAAGTTCAGCATTTCAGAGCTTGTGCAACCAGTGCCATGCGAGATGCGAAAAACGGAAAGGAAATCATCAAGCAAGTCAAGAAATCTTCTGGAATTGATATCGAAATTATTACGGGTGATCAGGAAGCTGCTTTGGTTTTCGAAAATCATGTGGCCGATGCACTTGATAAAAACTCAGCCTATCTTTATATAGATGTTGGCGGTGGTTCGACCGAGCTTATGTTTTATGAAAACGGAAAGATGGCGTACGAGAAATCTATTAATATCGGTACCATCCGTTTGTTAAATGGTTTGGTAGTTGATGATTTATGGAAGGAAATGAAAGAAGAAATCCGTAAAAACATCAACAGTAAAAAACCTATTGTTGCCATTGGATCTGGCGGAAATATCAATAAGATTTTTTCGATGAGTAAAACAAAAGATGGCAAACCGATGTCCAGCGCTTATCTTAAAAAATATTATAAAGAAATGTGTGGATTGACGGTTACCGAACGAATGAGCAAATTCAATCTTCGAGAAGACCGCGCCGATGTTTTGGTACCAGCTTTACAAATTTTCAATAATGTAATGTCCTGGAGTGATATTGATAAAATCTACGTTCCAAAAATTTCTGTTGCTGATGGATTGATTCATAGTATTTATGAAGGTTTGCAAAAGAAATAA
- a CDS encoding metallophosphoesterase family protein has protein sequence MMKILLLSDSHSYIDDRILDYAKNADEIWHCGDFGNLEVIEKLEKIKPLRGVYGNIDGTEIRKIFPEVLRFKCEDVEVLMIHIGGYPGKYTPLAKKEIEEKAPKLFISGHSHILKAMYDQKNKLLHLNPGAMGKVGWHQMRTMMRFEINGDQIENLEVIELGKK, from the coding sequence ATCATGAAAATACTCCTCCTTTCCGATTCCCATTCTTATATCGACGACCGAATTTTAGACTACGCAAAAAACGCAGATGAAATTTGGCATTGCGGAGATTTCGGGAATTTAGAAGTCATCGAGAAATTAGAAAAAATAAAACCTTTGCGCGGCGTTTACGGAAACATCGACGGAACAGAAATCAGAAAAATATTTCCTGAGGTTTTACGATTTAAATGTGAAGATGTAGAAGTTCTCATGATTCATATCGGCGGATACCCCGGAAAATATACGCCATTAGCAAAAAAAGAAATCGAAGAAAAAGCTCCGAAGCTTTTCATTTCCGGACATTCGCATATTCTGAAAGCAATGTACGATCAAAAAAATAAATTACTACATCTGAATCCTGGTGCCATGGGAAAAGTGGGTTGGCATCAAATGCGGACGATGATGCGTTTTGAAATTAATGGAGATCAAATTGAAAACCTGGAAGTGATTGAATTGGGAAAGAAATAG